Below is a window of Oscillospiraceae bacterium DNA.
GCGTATGCGATGAAAGGGGCGCAAGACCCGCGGTTTTTGCGCGATCCCGACCCGGCTGAATATTTGCAGATTCTCGATTCCTGTTCGGATATCAAGCGCTGGAGCGCAGCGCCGGAACTGCCGGGCGGAATCGCGTTCGGACGAGAGCTGCGCAAGCGCGGCATCGTCGCGGCGATGGGGCACACCGACGGTCTGTTTGAAGAATTGATGGAGGCCTATGAAAACGGCTATACCCATATGACGCATTTTTATTCCGCGATGTCGACGGTCCGGCGCATCAACGCCTTCCGGCACAGCGGCGCGGTCGAAATCGGTTACATGCTTGACGACGTCACAATCGAGATCATCGCCGACGGCATTCATATCCCACCGGAACTGCTGAGGCAGATTTTTAAATTCAAGAGCCATGACAAGATCTCGCTGATCGCCGACGCAATGCGCGGCGCGGGGCTTCCCGAAGGCACAAAGACCATGCTCGGGTCGTTCAAGGACGGCATGGAAGTCATCATCGAGGACGGCGTCGCAAAACTGACGGACCGTACGGCGTTTGCCGGAAGTGTCGCCACCGCGCCAAGGCTGCTGCGTACGGTGACGCTTGAAGCGGGGCTGGAACTGACAGACGCAGTGAAAATGATGACGCTGAATCCTGCAAAAGTCATGGGCATCGACAACGAATGCGGCTCTCTTGCAATCGGAAAACGCGCCGATTTCGTGGCGTTTGATCCTGATATTCATATCAAATTCACCGTGATCGGCGGGGAAGAAGTCTTGTCGGTTCTGTAAGCCCCGGCAAGCCGGGGGCTCGGAAGAATCTCGGGCTGATGATAATTTTTGGCGTGCATTTAAATAGTCTTTGGGTTAATGAGAACCTTCGACTATGCGCGCCTGCGGGCTTGCTTCGCTCAGGATGACAAACGGAAGGGAACACCGAAATGCACGAAAAGCCAAACAAAAGAAAATTTATTGTTCGGTACGGACTGCTTTATTCGCTGTGCCTGATTCTCTCGCTCGGCGCAGGATTTGTCGCGGCATCGTCTTTAAATCAAAGCGTTCGATGGGGAATTGTCTGGCTTGGATTTTCAGGAATCACTTTGTTTTCACTTATCGTCGGTTTTTTGACGGCCTCGGCGATGTATAGGAAGTACAGCAAGTAGGTTTTCTTGCAGAGCGGAATGCCCACATCCCGCCGTGCGGGCTGAACGGTTCGCAAAAAGCGTTCGTACCGATTTAGTTTCATGGTGTTATCCATTTTAAAGATCCCACCACCTTTTTAAAAAGGTGGACGAAAACTTTATGTAGTGGCAATAAAACACAGAGGTGATTTGATGAAAGAAATCGGGTTCGGCATTATCGGCTGCGGCGTGATTTCCAAATGGCACGCCGAGTCCGTCGCCGCCATCAAGGGCTGTAAACTGATCGGGGCGACCGATCGCGTCAAAGAGAGCGCCGACGCGTTTGCCGCCAAATACGGCTGCAGGGCTTTTGATTCCGTCGAAGCACTGCTGGCTTGTCCGGATATTGACGTCGTCAGTGTCTGTACGCCGAGCGGCCTGCATCCGCAATTCTGCATTCAAGCCGCCGAGGCCGGAAAACATGTGATCACCGAGAAGCCGATGGCGCTGACCGTTGCCGACTGCGACAAGATCATCGAAGCCGCCGACCGAAACCATGTTAAAATCTGTGTAATTTCGCAGCTGCGGTTTTCCCACACGGTGCGTTCGGTCAAATCGGCCATCGACGGAGGACAGCTCGGCCAAATGCTCTGCGGCGACATCTATATGAAGTACCACCGTGACCGCGAATATTATCTCAAGTCCCCGTGGCGCGGCACCTGGGCGATGGACGGCGGCGGCGCGCTGATGAATCAAGGCGTGCACGGCGTCGATACCATTCAGTTTTTGATGGGGCCGGTCAAGTCGGTCTATGCCAACTGTCGTACGCTGCTCCACAACATCGAGACCGAGGACACCTGCTCGGCGGTGCTCGAATTCAAGAGCGGCGCGCTCGGCGTGATTCAGGCCACCACTTCGGTGACCCCAGGCTCGGGCAGGCGCATTGAGTTAAACGGCTCCAAAGGCACTATCGTACTGCTTGAAAATGCGGTGGTTGAGTGGTCGGTCGACGGAACTGCGATTCCGGCCGATATCTTAATCGCATCAACGGTAAAAAGCGGCTACAGCGATCCGACCAACATCGATATCAGCGGGCATATCGACCAGATTACCGATATGGTTGCCGCGATCCGGGAGGGCCGCAATCCCGCAGTCGACGGGCGCGAAGGGCGCAAGCCGGTCGAAATTATCTGCGCCGTTTACGAATCGTCAAAAACAGGAAAACGAATCGATCTTTAGAGAGGAATCATAACATGTTGAAATTCGGATTGATTACCGACGAGGTCTCGCAAGATTTGGAGATCGCCGCGAAACTGGCGGCGCAATACGGCGTGAAAGGATTGGAACTGCGCACCGTCTGGGAGCGGGCTCCGCATAAACTGACCGCCGAAGATATCAGAAAAATCAAAGAGATCTGCAAACGGTATGACGCCGTGGTCTGCGGGCTCGGCGCACCCTGCTTTAAATGTGATCTCGATAACCCCGCACAGATCGAAGAGCACATCGAGATTTTCAAAAAAACCGCTTCGGTTGCCGCCGAGTTCGGAGTAACCAATATCCGTACCTTCACTTTCTGGGCAAAAAGCGGCACGTTTGAAGAAAACTTTGACCAAGTCGCCGAAAAGCTCTCATTGTTAGCCGATTTGGCAAAGCGGCTCGGTGTGACCGCCGTCGTCGAGCAGGATCCGTCGGTTTGGGCTTCCAACGGCGCAAAAGTGGCCAAGTTCATCAAAGCCGTGAACTCGCCCGACCTGCGCGCGCTTTGGGATATCGGCAACTCGGTCTGGGATCCCGACGGAGAGATTCCTTATGAAGGAATGCTGGCAGTCAGGCCGTATACCGCGCATGTCCACATCAAAGACGGTAAAAAAATAAACGGTGTGACCGAAGCCGTGCGCATCAGCGACGGCATCGCGCGCGTTAAAGACCAACTGAAGTATTTAAATGATACCGGTTACGACGGCTGGGCGGTGCTTGAGACACATTACCGGCATAAGAAGGAACTAGACGAACAGACCCTGAAGACCCCGGGCGGTTCGGGTTTTTCCGCTGAGGGGTATGCCCCGACCGAAGAATGCCTGCAGGCGCTCACGGCAATGGGGATCGCATGATTTGCCACGACTGCCCGAGGAACTGCGGCGCGGCGCGAACCGCGGAAACCGGAAGCGGCGTCTGCGGATACGGCACGACTGCGCACATCGCCCGGGCAGCACCGCATTTTTGGGAAGAACCGTGCGTCAGCGGCGAAAAAGGCAGCGGCACGGTCTTTTTCTGCGGCTGCGCGCTCGGGTGCGTTTACTGTCAAAACGCCGAGATCAACAATGGCGAAAACCGGGGCAGAGCGTTGACGCCCGAACAGCTTCGGGAGCATTATTTTAAACTGATTGAACAGGGCGTACACAACATCAATCTCGTGACCGCAAGCCATTTTACCGACGCGGTGATCGAGTCGCTCAAAGGCGGACTGCCTGTGCCGGTGGTCTATAACTGCGGCGGATATGAAAAAATTGAGACGATTGAACGGCTTGCACCGTATATTGACGTGTGGATGCCCGACTTGAAGTACACCGATTCGGCGCTTGCGGCGAGATATTCGCGTGCGCCCGATTACCCCCGGATCGCAAAAGCGGTGATCATCAAGATGTACGAACTCGCCGGGGATTATCAACTCGACGAAAATGGAATGATTCAAAAAGGGGTCATCATTCGGCACCTGATTTTGCCGGAGCATTTGGAAAACACCTATCGTGCGATTGATTTTGTGAAAGAGAACTTCAAGCCGGGGAAAATATTGTTTTCGCTGATGGCGCAATATACGCCGATGCCGAACGGAGGCCCCAAGCGTAAACTGAGTGCCGATGAATACGAAGCGGCACAGGAGTATCTGTTTCAAAGCGGAATTGAGGACGGGTTTATTCAGGAGCCGGATTCCTCAGGCGAGGAATTCATCCCCGATTTCAAGGGAATGTAGCATAAAGATTGCAACGATATTATTAACGGTTTTTCAAAAATGGCCTTATTTATGGATCCCGCCCGGAGCATACGTGTTATTTTACTTAATCATGAGAATCGGGTTTCATAAAGGACTTGCAGAAGCAAAAGAATATTTAAGCGACTTATTTATATGAAAGAAGGAACGGTAAAAGCCGTTCCTGTTCTTTTATATAAAACTAAAAATTGCGTTTAGGGGATATCTAAACTTAATGTTTTACTGTTTCCGATAATTCGTGGGCAGAAAATTGAAGATCTCGCGCTCCGCGGCGCCGGGGTCTTCGCTTTTGATCGCCTCACCGAGTTTTTCGAGCAGAATTCTGAGCCCGGAAGGATTGAGGTCGTTGTCGCGCAGCACAAAAATCTTCTCATGAGAAGTCGTATCCGCGGTCTCCGCCGACATCGAAAGCTCTTCGAACATTTTTTCGCCGGGGCGCAGACCGATATACTTGATCTTGATGTCCCTGCCCGGTACCAATCCCGCCAGGCGGATCATATCTTCGGCGAGATCTTTGATTTTGACCGGCTCGCCCATATCAAGCACAAAAATTTCACCGCCCTTTGCCAATGCGCCTGCCTGAAGCACCAACGTGACGGCTTCGGGAATCGTCATGAAGTAACGGGTAATATCCGGGTCGGTGACCGTGACAGGGCCGCCGTTTTCGATTTGCTTCGCGAAAAACGGGACAACACTGCCCTCAGAGCCCAATACGTTGCCGAATCGAACCGCACAGAACTCAGTCTTATTCTGCCGGTTGAAATCCATGAACAGCAATTCCGCGATGCGTTTGGTTGCGCCCATGACGTTTGAGGGGTTGACGGCTTTGTCTGAGGAGATCAGAACGCACTTTTTCACGCCCGATTCAATGCACTGGGCCAGCACGTTGCGGGTGCCGAAGACGTTGTTTTTCACGGCTTCGAGCGGGTTGATCTCCATCATCGGAACATGCTTATGA
It encodes the following:
- the nagA gene encoding N-acetylglucosamine-6-phosphate deacetylase — its product is MKTLYKNAKLVMPYRIIDGWLETENGIITALGVGTPAGKGDSEINLNGNYLAPGFIEMHTHGGAGYDFADGTEEAYLECAKHYAKAGVTTLYPTLTTTSPASFAEALATFKRAKKDNKTGSRMPGLHLEGPYFAYAMKGAQDPRFLRDPDPAEYLQILDSCSDIKRWSAAPELPGGIAFGRELRKRGIVAAMGHTDGLFEELMEAYENGYTHMTHFYSAMSTVRRINAFRHSGAVEIGYMLDDVTIEIIADGIHIPPELLRQIFKFKSHDKISLIADAMRGAGLPEGTKTMLGSFKDGMEVIIEDGVAKLTDRTAFAGSVATAPRLLRTVTLEAGLELTDAVKMMTLNPAKVMGIDNECGSLAIGKRADFVAFDPDIHIKFTVIGGEEVLSVL
- a CDS encoding Gfo/Idh/MocA family oxidoreductase, giving the protein MKEIGFGIIGCGVISKWHAESVAAIKGCKLIGATDRVKESADAFAAKYGCRAFDSVEALLACPDIDVVSVCTPSGLHPQFCIQAAEAGKHVITEKPMALTVADCDKIIEAADRNHVKICVISQLRFSHTVRSVKSAIDGGQLGQMLCGDIYMKYHRDREYYLKSPWRGTWAMDGGGALMNQGVHGVDTIQFLMGPVKSVYANCRTLLHNIETEDTCSAVLEFKSGALGVIQATTSVTPGSGRRIELNGSKGTIVLLENAVVEWSVDGTAIPADILIASTVKSGYSDPTNIDISGHIDQITDMVAAIREGRNPAVDGREGRKPVEIICAVYESSKTGKRIDL
- a CDS encoding sugar phosphate isomerase/epimerase family protein, with the translated sequence MLKFGLITDEVSQDLEIAAKLAAQYGVKGLELRTVWERAPHKLTAEDIRKIKEICKRYDAVVCGLGAPCFKCDLDNPAQIEEHIEIFKKTASVAAEFGVTNIRTFTFWAKSGTFEENFDQVAEKLSLLADLAKRLGVTAVVEQDPSVWASNGAKVAKFIKAVNSPDLRALWDIGNSVWDPDGEIPYEGMLAVRPYTAHVHIKDGKKINGVTEAVRISDGIARVKDQLKYLNDTGYDGWAVLETHYRHKKELDEQTLKTPGGSGFSAEGYAPTEECLQALTAMGIA
- a CDS encoding radical SAM protein; this encodes MICHDCPRNCGAARTAETGSGVCGYGTTAHIARAAPHFWEEPCVSGEKGSGTVFFCGCALGCVYCQNAEINNGENRGRALTPEQLREHYFKLIEQGVHNINLVTASHFTDAVIESLKGGLPVPVVYNCGGYEKIETIERLAPYIDVWMPDLKYTDSALAARYSRAPDYPRIAKAVIIKMYELAGDYQLDENGMIQKGVIIRHLILPEHLENTYRAIDFVKENFKPGKILFSLMAQYTPMPNGGPKRKLSADEYEAAQEYLFQSGIEDGFIQEPDSSGEEFIPDFKGM